Proteins encoded within one genomic window of Triticum aestivum cultivar Chinese Spring chromosome 2D, IWGSC CS RefSeq v2.1, whole genome shotgun sequence:
- the LOC123052198 gene encoding tRNA (guanosine(18)-2'-O)-methyltransferase isoform X3, with amino-acid sequence MASRTLSFSSLASAFAPFPACSRPRHPPLRLLGLHLSSGHLLRASTLSTAAAPAPDADADADPYEGVDTVEHLLAPKPTSPVGVRMGRLMKMQRRADADGPAAGRGRWFPYLDAFRGAGGVEVTSQEVVDVLEPYILEPRRDRIRRAVQSRSYAVCLVVEGLTDFGNVSAAFRSADALGVQSVHVISCEDNKRYRDNRHVSMGAEKWLDIELWSSPAECFDALKKRGYRIACTSLGSDSVSVYDMDWSHPTAIVVGNETMGISDVALKLSDMHCSVPMKGMVDSFNVSVAAGILMHHAVYDRVSRLGQNGDLTPEENRILLAEFYLRHRESTATVIHEYAKRKANNLVAKL; translated from the exons ATGGCCTCTAGAACGCTATCCTTCTCCTCGCTGGCCTCCGCCTTCGCCCCCTTCCCCGCATGCTCCAGACCCCGGCACCCTCCCCTCCGCCTCCTCGGCCTCCACCTCAGctccgggcatctcctccgcgccTCCACCCTCTCCACcgccgctgcccctgcccctgATGCGGACGCGGACGCCGACCCCTACGAGGGCGTCGACACCGTCGAGCATCTCCTCGCCCCAAAGCCCACCTCCCCGGTCGGCGTACGCATGGGCCGGCTCATGAAGATGCAGCGCCGCGCCGACGCCGACggcccggcggcggggcggggcaggTGGTTCCCTTACCTGGACGCGTTCCGGGGGGCGGGGGGCGTGGAGGTGACCAGCCAGGAGGTGGTGGACGTGCTGGAGCCGTACATCCTCGAGCCGCGGCGGGACCGGATCCGCCGCGCCGTCCAGAGCAGGAGCTACGCCGTCTGCCTGGTCGTGGAGGGCCTCACCGACTTTGGTAACGTCTCCGCGGCGTTCCGCTCCGCCGACGCGCTCGGCGTGCAGTCCGTGCACGTCATCTCCTGCGAGGACAACAAAAG GTATAGAGATAACAGGCACGTGAGTATGGGTGCCGAGAAATGGCTGGACATCGAGCTATGGAGCTCACCTGCAGAATGTTTTGATGCTTTGAAAAAGCGTGGTTATCGCATTGCATGTACTAGTTTGGGAAGTGATTCG GTTTCTGTGTATGACATGGATTGGTCTCATCCAACGGCTATCGTTGTGGGCAATGAGACTAT GGGTATTAGCGACGTCGCTCTGAAGTTGTCGGACATGCACTGTAGTGTTCCAATGAAAGGCATGGTGGATTCTTTTAATGTATCTGTTGCAGCTGGAATCCTTATGCACCATGCTGTTTATGATAGAGTTTCCCGCCTT GGTCAGAATGGTGATCTCACGCCTGAAGAAAATAGAATATTGCTGGCAGAGTTCTATCTGCGTCATCGAGAGAGCACAGCTACCGTCATTCATGAATATGCCAAAAGGAAGGCAAATAATTTGGTGGCCAAACTTTGA
- the LOC123052198 gene encoding tRNA (guanosine(18)-2'-O)-methyltransferase isoform X2, whose amino-acid sequence MASRTLSFSSLASAFAPFPACSRPRHPPLRLLGLHLSSGHLLRASTLSTAAAPAPDADADADPYEGVDTVEHLLAPKPTSPVGVRMGRLMKMQRRADADGPAAGRGRWFPYLDAFRGAGGVEVTSQEVVDVLEPYILEPRRDRIRRAVQSRSYAVCLVVEGLTDFGNVSAAFRSADALGVQSVHVISCEDNKRYRDNRHVSMGAEKWLDIELWSSPAECFDALKKRGYRIACTSLGSDSVSVYDMDWSHPTAIVVGNETMGISDVALKLSDMHCSVPMKGMVDSFNVSVAAGILMHHAVYDRVSRLFQLQGQNGDLTPEENRILLAEFYLRHRESTATVIHEYAKRKANNLVAKL is encoded by the exons ATGGCCTCTAGAACGCTATCCTTCTCCTCGCTGGCCTCCGCCTTCGCCCCCTTCCCCGCATGCTCCAGACCCCGGCACCCTCCCCTCCGCCTCCTCGGCCTCCACCTCAGctccgggcatctcctccgcgccTCCACCCTCTCCACcgccgctgcccctgcccctgATGCGGACGCGGACGCCGACCCCTACGAGGGCGTCGACACCGTCGAGCATCTCCTCGCCCCAAAGCCCACCTCCCCGGTCGGCGTACGCATGGGCCGGCTCATGAAGATGCAGCGCCGCGCCGACGCCGACggcccggcggcggggcggggcaggTGGTTCCCTTACCTGGACGCGTTCCGGGGGGCGGGGGGCGTGGAGGTGACCAGCCAGGAGGTGGTGGACGTGCTGGAGCCGTACATCCTCGAGCCGCGGCGGGACCGGATCCGCCGCGCCGTCCAGAGCAGGAGCTACGCCGTCTGCCTGGTCGTGGAGGGCCTCACCGACTTTGGTAACGTCTCCGCGGCGTTCCGCTCCGCCGACGCGCTCGGCGTGCAGTCCGTGCACGTCATCTCCTGCGAGGACAACAAAAG GTATAGAGATAACAGGCACGTGAGTATGGGTGCCGAGAAATGGCTGGACATCGAGCTATGGAGCTCACCTGCAGAATGTTTTGATGCTTTGAAAAAGCGTGGTTATCGCATTGCATGTACTAGTTTGGGAAGTGATTCG GTTTCTGTGTATGACATGGATTGGTCTCATCCAACGGCTATCGTTGTGGGCAATGAGACTAT GGGTATTAGCGACGTCGCTCTGAAGTTGTCGGACATGCACTGTAGTGTTCCAATGAAAGGCATGGTGGATTCTTTTAATGTATCTGTTGCAGCTGGAATCCTTATGCACCATGCTGTTTATGATAGAGTTTCCCGCCTT TTTCAATTACAGGGTCAGAATGGTGATCTCACGCCTGAAGAAAATAGAATATTGCTGGCAGAGTTCTATCTGCGTCATCGAGAGAGCACAGCTACCGTCATTCATGAATATGCCAAAAGGAAGGCAAATAATTTGGTGGCCAAACTTTGA
- the LOC123052198 gene encoding 23S rRNA (guanosine-2'-O-)-methyltransferase RlmB isoform X1 — protein MASRTLSFSSLASAFAPFPACSRPRHPPLRLLGLHLSSGHLLRASTLSTAAAPAPDADADADPYEGVDTVEHLLAPKPTSPVGVRMGRLMKMQRRADADGPAAGRGRWFPYLDAFRGAGGVEVTSQEVVDVLEPYILEPRRDRIRRAVQSRSYAVCLVVEGLTDFGNVSAAFRSADALGVQSVHVISCEDNKRYRDNRHVSMGAEKWLDIELWSSPAECFDALKKRGYRIACTSLGSDSVSVYDMDWSHPTAIVVGNETMGISDVALKLSDMHCSVPMKGMVDSFNVSVAAGILMHHAVYDRVSRLRFISSFNYRVRMVISRLKKIEYCWQSSICVIERAQLPSFMNMPKGRQIIWWPNFEIAVTAEETCAS, from the exons ATGGCCTCTAGAACGCTATCCTTCTCCTCGCTGGCCTCCGCCTTCGCCCCCTTCCCCGCATGCTCCAGACCCCGGCACCCTCCCCTCCGCCTCCTCGGCCTCCACCTCAGctccgggcatctcctccgcgccTCCACCCTCTCCACcgccgctgcccctgcccctgATGCGGACGCGGACGCCGACCCCTACGAGGGCGTCGACACCGTCGAGCATCTCCTCGCCCCAAAGCCCACCTCCCCGGTCGGCGTACGCATGGGCCGGCTCATGAAGATGCAGCGCCGCGCCGACGCCGACggcccggcggcggggcggggcaggTGGTTCCCTTACCTGGACGCGTTCCGGGGGGCGGGGGGCGTGGAGGTGACCAGCCAGGAGGTGGTGGACGTGCTGGAGCCGTACATCCTCGAGCCGCGGCGGGACCGGATCCGCCGCGCCGTCCAGAGCAGGAGCTACGCCGTCTGCCTGGTCGTGGAGGGCCTCACCGACTTTGGTAACGTCTCCGCGGCGTTCCGCTCCGCCGACGCGCTCGGCGTGCAGTCCGTGCACGTCATCTCCTGCGAGGACAACAAAAG GTATAGAGATAACAGGCACGTGAGTATGGGTGCCGAGAAATGGCTGGACATCGAGCTATGGAGCTCACCTGCAGAATGTTTTGATGCTTTGAAAAAGCGTGGTTATCGCATTGCATGTACTAGTTTGGGAAGTGATTCG GTTTCTGTGTATGACATGGATTGGTCTCATCCAACGGCTATCGTTGTGGGCAATGAGACTAT GGGTATTAGCGACGTCGCTCTGAAGTTGTCGGACATGCACTGTAGTGTTCCAATGAAAGGCATGGTGGATTCTTTTAATGTATCTGTTGCAGCTGGAATCCTTATGCACCATGCTGTTTATGATAGAGTTTCCCGCCTT CGTTTTATCTCCAGTTTCAATTACAGGGTCAGAATGGTGATCTCACGCCTGAAGAAAATAGAATATTGCTGGCAGAGTTCTATCTGCGTCATCGAGAGAGCACAGCTACCGTCATTCATGAATATGCCAAAAGGAAGGCAAATAATTTGGTGGCCAAACTTTGAGATCGCAGTGACTGCTGAAGAAACATGTGCAAGCTAG